One part of the Arcanobacterium phocisimile genome encodes these proteins:
- a CDS encoding IS3 family transposase: MDIHASNYGVYGVGKMWHALGRAGIMIGCEQTARLMRLAGLSGKGKGPILGGESAKKM, from the coding sequence GTGGATATTCATGCCTCGAATTATGGTGTGTATGGGGTGGGTAAGATGTGGCATGCTTTAGGGCGTGCCGGGATCATGATTGGGTGTGAACAAACAGCTAGGCTTATGCGTTTAGCCGGCTTGTCAGGCAAAGGTAAAGGGCCGATCCTCGGTGGGGAGTCGGCTAAGAAGATGTGA
- a CDS encoding integrase core domain-containing protein, which translates to MGDSYDNALAENVNGCYKNELIHPRTWQDVLEVEIATFEWVSWWNKTRLHQALDYRTPLEVENDYWHTVNTTQKIQTPTRAQA; encoded by the coding sequence GTGGGTGATAGCTACGATAATGCTTTAGCTGAGAATGTCAATGGTTGTTATAAAAACGAGCTTATTCATCCTCGTACATGGCAAGACGTACTCGAAGTGGAAATCGCTACTTTTGAATGGGTAAGTTGGTGGAATAAGACACGGCTACATCAAGCACTCGACTACCGCACACCGCTCGAAGTTGAAAACGATTACTGGCACACCGTTAACACAACACAGAAAATACAAACACCAACCAGGGCACAAGCCTAG
- a CDS encoding IS3 family transposase, whose translation MQREKVNYFIARMVRLLKVSRSYFYAWAKKQAAISIGDDEKTSYYQQLDEKIYRMWERSDKVYGTPRITADLHAGGVSIDKKTVAKRMKLMGIEGISPRKCVPSKKVGDASVAAIPVKCTGFSS comes from the coding sequence ATGCAGCGCGAGAAGGTTAACTACTTTATTGCCCGCATGGTCCGTTTGCTTAAAGTTTCGCGTTCATACTTTTATGCATGGGCTAAAAAGCAGGCCGCTATCTCAATTGGAGATGATGAGAAAACCAGCTACTACCAGCAACTAGATGAAAAAATTTATCGCATGTGGGAACGGTCAGACAAGGTCTATGGCACACCACGTATTACTGCTGATCTTCATGCTGGTGGTGTGAGTATTGACAAAAAGACCGTGGCCAAACGCATGAAGTTGATGGGCATTGAGGGTATTTCCCCGAGGAAGTGTGTACCTAGTAAAAAAGTTGGTGATGCTTCGGTTGCTGCAATCCCTGTGAAGTGTACCGGGTTTTCTTCCTAG
- a CDS encoding transposase, with protein sequence MAEVSREIGVGQALLGRWVKQEREHNNSSGERTYAELEAENSRLKKELASIKLDNEFLSKASAFFAAKQHEKRNTN encoded by the coding sequence ATTGCAGAGGTATCGCGCGAGATTGGTGTTGGTCAGGCTTTGCTTGGTCGCTGGGTTAAACAAGAACGAGAGCACAATAACAGTTCCGGGGAACGGACATATGCCGAATTAGAGGCCGAAAACTCACGGTTGAAAAAGGAACTGGCCTCGATCAAGCTTGATAATGAGTTCCTGTCAAAAGCCAGCGCCTTCTTCGCTGCGAAGCAACACGAGAAGAGAAATACGAACTAA
- a CDS encoding DUF4132 domain-containing protein — protein MATEYNYFTTKPEWVRDLFNRVGLGENDSLKEAWRDLCALGELRASLPESQQQLIYGKTPATAQTTNLEELILSFDGDVEEALLEVEDSVSDLSDYDSVEERMMIAGRYRDTNPRTPEELLALPAFDLLYQQLNDDYRDAYCRYLALAPELATHLNTYQRRSYHSDFPYQQIELRYRILEHFCIYQHLGLNLTELFFSPEDPITENAWMFEQAGMYLAAILAPNLDLSGLDNAVSRDSEGLLDRIEKGIFEAEGVSQLSNILLRALIMSGHPRAIALVEKLLRAAKLSEGLRQSIIEVIDFGSVDTFKYFLQIIQDENLLRFSSVKRAFLTFGGLTDGLSDKTIPLVGQWLLEGLLEEKAEEYLLEKNYVKFYLGLYLKACHSVEDALSVIVERFGAWDQHQQIAALHFVGQAKLTIPGSVPTLLMQTINQIPEETKAGQEKARNLAAALLTNIPELSFGSLPEKRDFLAGILPLFAKVKTSARYHNIYGEGDAPFSSYYVNLHYRSVVLPLVDEVEDFYEEAYAVFPRYWTSRGDHSAMIPRMKVPAVHKAVVAAIGTGISDTAFDIIKAAKLELTHEDFLTVGDLLRLKSSTVRNNVAQLLKEAPAETILEVAHAALSTRNKNKRNGAIGNLTDNYEVVKNLPQYAQVQELIRGIEFETSLQDQVAVLLGEEKPAHEERELFFTPVAEIPRPDLSWDPQAVDTYLNPDLNKLTKFMNDCAEAFAAHHGETVVRTGYDGAKYEARAGYDFFYMTDVVSQYRETTPYDGYTFYEDYLPFTTQLSDLECLLWRHYLTAVTQYEDYGRSYRDEITDWAIKHQYLPDLSNMFSEWASAKVNKTDREHVVANARAALNMELARREHKKVNDSCQDFFAQVLAYQVAKERERIQAGEMIPLDDMPEEVNPDTVSLFDYERYVSIQAFDTQTTWANPEQMLAIVLNLVSISKQHNYTFAIEVLFKLEDLGLIGLDLIYTLMLDPEPYPIVRSYWRPSVEYDSHLNTLLFEVSTNVNRATNYRANATYHEPAYLEKQKEVYRAMVSYLVEFEIARTDSDTPYSEAISRVFAFYGAEVFLKTLSKMDKLTFVRGYSWGHEGKKEMFSKIIARTLPEEDLTQERFNELVKQYQIDNQRLLEACVYNLRFIEYAENYLKIPGLVKAAYFFKTHLNDSLSDQQKLIVRRYTDIAFTDFENGQMDLNWFRESYEELGEKNFQALYDAAKYITDGSKHKRAQYFADAVRGKLKFKEVESRISDKRNQEMVLAYGLIPLGKGKSRDREKDLLHRYQKLQSFLAESKKFGSQRRASEALKVSIAMNNLARNVGMSINRFTWSMEAKLSQSQAEFFSPHQVDDYFIHIDLTRPEKPQIIVSKDDKQLKSVPGKISKNAYVKELKTVKAVLKAQYRRARTMLEDAMCTRETFTPSALTELDTVPVVSALMRDLLFTHEGKVGFFRNGKLEGIKAEIELAEDAQLRVAHPVDLAEHDWVAWQNLLLEREIIQPFKQVFRELYTMTAEERKQDGYTQRFAGYQVALNQTLGLLNSRGWMLNGEEGFEKVHHHSDLRIELYSYADWYTAGDVEAPSFEKVVFLDNKTGKTYNMAELDPIIFSETMRDLDLVVSVAHVGGVDPELNHTTIELRTRILEHNLGLLGVSNYQIEGSHITIKGQLHEYSMHLGSGVIHVAGRGMLPVFPVHSQQRGRIFLPFVDSDPKTAEIVSKALMLANDKKIKDPAILSHLR, from the coding sequence ATGGCTACCGAATACAACTACTTCACTACTAAACCTGAGTGGGTGCGGGATCTATTCAACCGCGTCGGCTTAGGAGAAAACGACTCTCTTAAAGAGGCATGGCGTGACCTGTGCGCACTGGGTGAGCTGCGCGCCAGTTTACCGGAGTCGCAGCAGCAACTGATTTACGGCAAAACACCTGCAACAGCCCAAACAACGAACCTTGAAGAGCTCATTCTCTCCTTTGACGGTGATGTTGAAGAAGCTCTGCTAGAAGTTGAAGATTCTGTCTCTGATCTTTCAGATTATGACTCCGTAGAAGAGAGAATGATGATTGCGGGCCGGTATCGTGACACTAACCCGCGCACCCCTGAGGAATTGCTTGCCCTGCCTGCATTCGACCTCCTGTACCAGCAATTAAATGATGACTACCGGGATGCCTACTGTCGTTACTTAGCGCTGGCACCGGAACTAGCAACTCACTTGAACACCTATCAGCGCCGCTCCTACCATTCTGATTTTCCGTACCAGCAGATTGAGTTGAGATATCGGATTTTGGAGCATTTCTGTATCTACCAGCACCTGGGGTTGAACCTGACCGAGTTGTTCTTCTCGCCAGAAGACCCCATCACTGAGAACGCTTGGATGTTTGAGCAGGCGGGAATGTATTTGGCCGCTATTTTGGCACCAAATCTGGACTTGTCGGGCCTTGATAATGCAGTTTCACGTGACAGTGAAGGTCTTTTGGACCGGATCGAAAAGGGTATTTTTGAGGCCGAGGGGGTTTCCCAGCTCTCCAACATTTTGCTTCGGGCCCTGATAATGTCGGGGCACCCCAGAGCTATTGCCCTAGTTGAGAAGCTGTTGCGGGCCGCGAAACTGTCTGAAGGCCTCCGTCAGAGTATTATTGAAGTGATTGATTTTGGTTCTGTGGATACTTTTAAATATTTCCTACAGATTATTCAAGATGAGAATCTGCTCCGGTTCTCTTCGGTTAAAAGGGCTTTCCTGACTTTTGGGGGCCTGACCGATGGATTGTCCGATAAAACCATTCCGCTGGTGGGCCAATGGCTGCTTGAGGGCTTGTTAGAGGAAAAGGCTGAAGAGTATTTACTGGAAAAGAACTATGTGAAGTTCTATCTGGGCCTGTATTTGAAAGCCTGCCATAGCGTTGAAGATGCCCTATCTGTGATTGTTGAACGGTTCGGAGCATGGGATCAGCATCAACAAATTGCCGCTTTGCATTTCGTTGGGCAAGCAAAACTCACCATACCGGGCTCTGTCCCGACCCTTTTGATGCAAACTATCAATCAGATTCCAGAAGAAACCAAAGCTGGACAAGAAAAAGCCAGAAATTTAGCGGCAGCTCTGCTAACTAATATTCCCGAGCTTAGCTTCGGTTCCCTCCCTGAAAAACGTGACTTCTTGGCTGGAATCCTACCTTTATTCGCTAAGGTGAAGACCTCTGCCCGGTACCACAACATCTACGGTGAAGGAGATGCCCCCTTCAGTTCCTACTATGTGAACCTGCACTACCGGTCTGTGGTCCTTCCGTTAGTCGACGAGGTTGAAGACTTTTACGAGGAAGCCTACGCGGTCTTTCCTAGGTACTGGACCTCTCGGGGCGACCACAGCGCGATGATTCCGCGGATGAAAGTACCGGCGGTCCATAAGGCTGTGGTCGCCGCAATCGGTACCGGTATTAGCGATACCGCGTTCGACATCATCAAAGCCGCAAAGCTAGAGCTAACCCATGAAGACTTCCTTACCGTAGGTGATCTGCTGAGATTAAAGAGCTCCACGGTTCGTAACAACGTGGCACAGCTACTCAAGGAAGCACCCGCTGAAACTATTCTTGAGGTAGCCCATGCTGCACTGTCTACCCGCAATAAGAACAAGCGTAACGGTGCTATTGGCAACCTGACCGACAACTATGAGGTAGTTAAAAACCTGCCCCAGTACGCTCAAGTGCAAGAGCTTATTCGCGGCATCGAGTTTGAAACCTCGCTACAAGATCAGGTGGCGGTCCTCCTCGGCGAAGAAAAGCCCGCACATGAGGAACGAGAGCTTTTCTTCACCCCGGTTGCTGAGATTCCCCGCCCAGACCTTAGCTGGGATCCGCAAGCGGTAGATACCTACCTGAACCCTGATCTCAACAAGTTAACGAAGTTCATGAATGACTGTGCGGAAGCCTTCGCCGCCCATCATGGGGAAACTGTGGTCCGCACCGGATATGATGGGGCTAAGTATGAGGCTCGCGCCGGATACGACTTCTTTTACATGACTGACGTTGTGAGCCAGTATCGGGAAACAACGCCCTACGATGGTTACACGTTTTACGAAGACTACCTGCCCTTCACCACGCAACTTTCCGACTTGGAATGCCTACTCTGGCGACACTATTTGACGGCCGTCACTCAGTATGAGGATTACGGGCGAAGTTACCGTGATGAGATTACAGATTGGGCGATTAAGCATCAGTATCTTCCGGACCTCTCCAACATGTTTAGTGAGTGGGCTTCCGCTAAGGTAAACAAAACTGATCGTGAGCATGTTGTTGCTAACGCGCGGGCTGCCTTGAATATGGAACTGGCCCGCCGTGAACATAAAAAGGTCAACGATTCTTGTCAAGATTTCTTCGCTCAAGTACTGGCATATCAGGTTGCGAAAGAAAGAGAACGCATCCAGGCAGGAGAGATGATTCCGCTAGATGACATGCCTGAAGAAGTCAACCCAGATACCGTCAGCCTTTTCGACTACGAGCGCTACGTGTCCATACAGGCCTTCGATACGCAAACCACGTGGGCTAATCCGGAACAAATGCTGGCAATAGTCCTCAACCTAGTTTCGATTTCCAAACAGCACAATTACACCTTCGCGATTGAAGTGCTCTTCAAGCTGGAAGACTTAGGTCTAATTGGCTTGGATTTGATTTATACCCTGATGCTGGACCCTGAGCCGTACCCGATTGTCCGCAGCTATTGGCGCCCCTCCGTTGAATATGACTCCCATTTGAATACCTTGCTATTTGAGGTTTCCACAAATGTGAATCGGGCGACCAATTATCGTGCCAACGCGACATACCATGAGCCCGCCTATCTGGAAAAGCAGAAAGAAGTTTACCGGGCGATGGTTTCCTATTTGGTGGAGTTTGAGATTGCCCGCACCGACTCTGACACCCCTTATTCTGAAGCAATCTCTAGAGTGTTTGCTTTCTATGGCGCGGAAGTCTTCTTGAAGACCCTCTCCAAAATGGACAAGCTGACTTTCGTGCGCGGCTACTCTTGGGGGCATGAAGGTAAAAAAGAAATGTTCTCCAAGATTATTGCCCGAACCTTGCCTGAAGAAGACCTCACCCAAGAACGTTTCAACGAACTCGTAAAGCAGTATCAGATTGATAACCAGCGCCTGCTAGAGGCCTGCGTTTACAATCTGCGTTTCATCGAATACGCGGAAAACTATCTGAAGATTCCGGGGCTAGTTAAAGCCGCCTACTTCTTCAAAACTCATTTGAATGACAGTCTCAGCGACCAGCAAAAACTAATTGTCCGCCGCTACACTGACATCGCTTTTACTGATTTTGAGAACGGGCAAATGGACCTGAACTGGTTTAGAGAAAGCTACGAAGAGCTAGGAGAAAAGAACTTCCAAGCACTCTACGACGCCGCGAAGTACATTACTGATGGCAGCAAACACAAGCGCGCCCAATACTTCGCCGACGCAGTCCGCGGCAAACTCAAATTCAAAGAAGTTGAATCACGGATCTCCGATAAACGAAATCAGGAGATGGTACTGGCATACGGCCTCATCCCCCTCGGCAAAGGCAAATCTCGAGACCGCGAAAAGGATCTTTTGCACCGCTACCAGAAACTCCAATCCTTCCTCGCTGAATCAAAGAAGTTCGGTTCCCAACGGCGCGCATCGGAAGCCCTCAAAGTTTCCATCGCGATGAACAACCTAGCCAGAAATGTGGGTATGTCCATTAACCGTTTCACCTGGAGCATGGAAGCGAAACTATCGCAGAGCCAAGCGGAATTCTTCAGCCCGCATCAGGTTGACGACTATTTCATCCATATTGACCTGACTAGGCCTGAGAAGCCGCAAATCATTGTCTCAAAAGATGATAAGCAACTCAAGAGCGTGCCCGGCAAGATCAGCAAAAATGCTTACGTGAAAGAGCTCAAAACGGTTAAGGCCGTGCTCAAAGCCCAGTACCGGCGGGCCCGCACCATGCTCGAAGATGCCATGTGCACACGGGAAACCTTCACTCCGTCAGCGCTTACTGAACTGGACACAGTCCCGGTCGTCTCAGCTCTCATGCGTGACCTTTTGTTCACCCATGAAGGAAAGGTCGGGTTCTTCCGTAACGGAAAACTTGAGGGGATTAAGGCAGAGATAGAGCTGGCCGAGGACGCACAGCTCCGCGTCGCTCATCCCGTCGATCTGGCTGAACATGACTGGGTGGCCTGGCAGAACCTGCTACTGGAACGTGAAATTATCCAGCCCTTCAAGCAGGTCTTCCGCGAGCTCTACACCATGACCGCGGAAGAACGCAAACAAGATGGATACACGCAACGCTTCGCCGGCTACCAGGTTGCTCTCAACCAGACTCTAGGCTTACTGAACTCTCGCGGCTGGATGCTAAATGGCGAGGAAGGCTTCGAGAAAGTCCACCACCATAGCGATCTGCGGATTGAACTGTACTCCTACGCTGACTGGTATACCGCCGGTGACGTGGAAGCACCCAGCTTCGAAAAAGTTGTCTTCTTGGACAACAAGACCGGTAAAACCTATAACATGGCTGAGCTGGATCCCATCATTTTCAGCGAAACCATGCGTGACCTTGACCTAGTAGTCTCAGTCGCTCACGTGGGCGGAGTTGATCCTGAGCTCAATCACACCACGATTGAACTACGCACCCGCATCCTCGAACACAATCTGGGCCTGCTCGGAGTTAGCAACTACCAGATTGAGGGCTCCCACATCACCATTAAAGGCCAGTTGCATGAATACTCCATGCACTTAGGCTCCGGCGTGATTCATGTGGCCGGCAGAGGAATGCTACCAGTATTCCCCGTCCATTCACAGCAGCGCGGACGCATCTTCCTTCCCTTCGTGGACAGTGACCCGAAGACCGCCGAAATTGTCAGCAAGGCTCTCATGCTGGCGAACGACAAGAAGATTAAAGACCCCGCTATCTTGTCGCACCTGCGCTGA
- a CDS encoding MFS transporter — MHPDFNKLWFARASSDAGEALATGALSLAAVTLLSVSSLELSLLSAIPGFISAFVMIVAGPWLEFRAKRPLMIWIDILRAGILATIPIMLVFQSFSYVQLLVVAVVLSTLSSLFLPASMAHLKDLIPAEQRVSAFSKFESTFWIFTTFGPMIGGFITQLLGVGITLLSQVIGLLGSAFGLSKITTPEGKPPVHSNAPYKQQLVEGFGYIASKPILLTLLGNATLFAGFLAFIYPLEILLLLDSWKLSPIEFGIALTVPGFGGILGSTFAGRITNTLGERNVLTYIGMLRSLPIFVIPFLPGTTIGFTIYVCANFFLMFLAALFRPAYATVRLTETDDHLIARVTTVFSLCSRISGPLLTIAGGIIGQYCGIHTGIFIGACGLLIASTILPWNTWQAPTPPSS; from the coding sequence ATGCATCCAGATTTTAATAAGCTGTGGTTCGCCCGTGCCTCGTCTGATGCTGGAGAGGCACTTGCAACTGGCGCACTGTCATTGGCAGCGGTCACGCTTCTTTCGGTATCTTCGCTTGAGCTTTCGCTACTTTCTGCGATCCCTGGCTTTATTAGCGCGTTCGTCATGATTGTTGCTGGACCGTGGCTTGAATTCAGAGCAAAACGGCCACTGATGATATGGATTGATATTTTGCGTGCAGGCATCCTCGCAACCATTCCTATCATGCTCGTTTTCCAATCGTTTTCTTACGTTCAGTTGCTAGTTGTTGCAGTTGTGCTCTCCACGCTCTCAAGTCTTTTCTTGCCAGCTTCAATGGCACATCTCAAGGATCTTATTCCTGCTGAACAGCGCGTGTCTGCCTTTAGTAAATTTGAATCAACTTTCTGGATCTTCACCACGTTTGGGCCAATGATCGGCGGATTCATCACTCAGCTTCTTGGCGTTGGCATCACCCTATTATCGCAAGTCATAGGCCTGCTGGGATCAGCTTTTGGACTGAGTAAGATTACTACCCCTGAAGGAAAACCTCCGGTCCATTCAAATGCGCCTTATAAACAGCAACTCGTCGAAGGCTTCGGCTATATCGCTTCAAAGCCTATACTGCTCACGCTTTTAGGAAATGCCACGTTATTTGCTGGGTTCCTTGCCTTCATCTACCCGTTGGAGATCTTGCTCCTGCTAGATTCTTGGAAACTATCCCCTATTGAATTTGGTATAGCTCTTACTGTTCCCGGCTTTGGCGGGATACTCGGCTCAACCTTTGCCGGACGAATCACCAACACATTGGGAGAACGCAATGTTCTTACCTATATTGGAATGCTGCGTTCGCTTCCTATCTTTGTTATTCCTTTCCTTCCTGGAACAACAATAGGCTTTACTATCTACGTGTGTGCGAATTTCTTCCTCATGTTTCTTGCTGCTCTCTTCCGTCCCGCATACGCTACCGTGCGGTTGACTGAAACTGACGATCACCTCATAGCGCGAGTTACTACCGTCTTTAGCCTTTGCTCGAGAATCTCTGGCCCCTTACTCACAATCGCCGGTGGCATCATCGGCCAGTACTGTGGAATCCACACTGGAATCTTCATCGGTGCTTGCGGTTTACTGATAGCAAGCACAATCCTGCCGTGGAACACATGGCAGGCGCCAACACCCCCGTCGTCGTAA
- a CDS encoding DNA glycosylase AlkZ-like family protein: protein MKRLGCVQIDSIQAVRRSQEIVLLSRGVNKSEVDSLYTSAAGLFENWGHAHSLLPQSLWSIFHWRRDRIRKNGLSGVPYDPKVAAEVLKRISIDGPASHGMLGKTRGNGWNRSSEVKVACEWLLSFGELAVVSRDERWQRIYSTPEQANMPSEEKLSIDESLQKSVDLALDALGVARLKDVYDYFRFPKDPQIADYCHESRFVPVNVEGLNDTWLIDEQLLDKVDELDWSSPHISVLSPFDSLIWHRPRQLALFGKDYRLEIYKPANKREFGYFAMPLLNNENIIGRVAARVSNGTVEIENLEIDETMDAHFVEHEVARTLRLWTDHP, encoded by the coding sequence ATGAAACGACTGGGTTGTGTACAAATAGATTCGATTCAGGCAGTGCGCCGTTCGCAAGAAATTGTGCTTCTTTCCCGCGGGGTGAATAAATCTGAAGTAGATTCTCTTTACACTTCAGCGGCCGGATTGTTTGAAAATTGGGGCCATGCACATTCACTTCTTCCGCAATCTCTATGGTCGATTTTTCACTGGCGCCGTGATCGTATCCGCAAAAATGGTCTCAGTGGTGTTCCGTATGACCCGAAAGTTGCAGCTGAGGTTTTGAAGCGGATTTCGATCGATGGGCCGGCTTCTCATGGAATGCTTGGTAAAACTCGTGGCAACGGCTGGAATCGCAGTAGTGAGGTGAAAGTCGCGTGTGAATGGTTGTTGAGTTTTGGCGAATTGGCTGTGGTTAGCAGAGATGAACGCTGGCAAAGGATATACAGCACCCCGGAACAAGCTAATATGCCTTCTGAGGAGAAGCTAAGTATTGATGAGAGCCTGCAAAAATCGGTAGATCTTGCTTTAGATGCACTTGGGGTTGCGCGGCTCAAGGATGTTTATGATTACTTTCGATTCCCGAAAGACCCACAGATCGCTGACTATTGCCATGAAAGCAGATTTGTTCCGGTGAATGTTGAGGGACTTAACGACACCTGGTTGATCGATGAACAGTTGCTTGACAAAGTTGACGAACTGGATTGGTCAAGTCCACATATTTCGGTTCTCTCGCCATTTGATTCGTTAATTTGGCATCGCCCACGTCAGCTAGCACTTTTCGGAAAAGACTATCGACTCGAAATTTACAAGCCCGCGAATAAACGCGAATTCGGCTACTTTGCTATGCCGCTTCTGAACAATGAAAACATTATCGGAAGAGTCGCTGCAAGAGTTTCGAACGGCACCGTTGAGATCGAGAACCTTGAAATAGATGAGACAATGGACGCCCACTTTGTCGAACATGAAGTTGCGCGGACTCTACGACTATGGACAGATCATCCCTGA
- a CDS encoding MFS transporter: MFFDFLFGAVYVVAVLQKDVSPAQLGFLFGLSTLFSILIEAPSGNLADRFGHKRFLMTGLAMWGLSLVFLSLSSSIIYIAISLILWTTGMALQSGVFAPILLSSSKTLDRQELFEKLARQTSNARWVMSAVGALLIWVFVARIDANTLIMVAGVGIIVLAGLSFFLFQETESTSSASTKLGLKFIVRWLFSDEIRPLVLANVLLGAVTVAIVLPWQPILTLGSDNVGRNGFMLFFMSLAALAGSYSTKFLLSKFPYSPTFFIGITLISIGLLCVVAMPVAKIVGFLIAECGFGISGVALGALQQGKFSDEHRNGMFSILSTVTLISSTTMNMVFGWLWGSLSIFSAVAISAVTIFILGLLFFLMGKGVMKNSNEKI, translated from the coding sequence ATGTTTTTCGATTTCTTATTTGGGGCAGTATATGTCGTTGCAGTCCTGCAAAAAGATGTCTCGCCAGCCCAGTTAGGATTTCTATTTGGGCTAAGTACGCTCTTTTCGATACTGATCGAAGCACCCAGTGGGAATCTAGCTGATAGGTTTGGTCATAAAAGATTTCTGATGACTGGGCTAGCGATGTGGGGTCTTAGTCTGGTATTCCTTTCCCTTTCGTCGTCCATAATTTACATTGCTATATCACTTATTCTTTGGACAACCGGTATGGCTCTACAATCAGGTGTTTTTGCCCCAATCCTTCTTTCTTCTTCGAAAACGCTTGATCGGCAAGAGTTGTTCGAGAAACTGGCACGGCAGACTTCGAACGCGCGATGGGTAATGTCGGCAGTTGGCGCGTTGTTGATATGGGTGTTTGTTGCAAGGATTGATGCAAATACGCTGATCATGGTTGCGGGCGTAGGCATCATTGTCCTAGCGGGTTTGTCGTTTTTCCTCTTTCAAGAAACAGAATCTACATCTAGTGCAAGCACAAAACTGGGGCTAAAGTTCATAGTGCGCTGGCTGTTCTCTGACGAGATTCGTCCGCTGGTTTTAGCGAATGTGCTTTTGGGTGCTGTTACCGTCGCGATCGTGTTGCCGTGGCAACCTATTTTGACGTTGGGTAGCGATAATGTAGGGCGAAACGGATTCATGCTCTTCTTTATGAGTCTGGCGGCTCTGGCGGGTTCGTATAGTACGAAATTCTTGCTTTCTAAATTTCCCTACAGTCCGACTTTCTTTATTGGAATTACACTAATTTCGATTGGGCTGTTGTGTGTCGTGGCGATGCCTGTTGCCAAGATCGTTGGTTTCCTTATTGCTGAATGCGGATTCGGGATCTCGGGTGTTGCGCTGGGAGCTTTGCAGCAAGGTAAGTTCTCCGATGAGCATCGCAACGGAATGTTCTCGATTCTCTCAACGGTTACGCTTATTTCCTCTACTACAATGAATATGGTGTTTGGTTGGTTGTGGGGAAGTCTCAGTATCTTCTCGGCAGTCGCTATTTCTGCAGTGACCATTTTTATTCTTGGATTACTCTTTTTCTTGATGGGAAAAGGAGTAATGAAAAATAGCAATGAGAAAATTTGA
- a CDS encoding MFS transporter has product MFDKGAHVPQQYKSLVFGVGARHFVLCKRFLTFSLVLYGANSSDTFGLGLSLAARTLPILLVTLLGGVIADKWDRVKASVSSIVAGMILNVCLALVLPGEGLGWKAQLILLFSGFVVAVGSPSLYALLPSIVEKSEILYGNALVRSFRNVAGIVAPGAAAAIGVHTSPVFLLWSVVAMNAVSACLVARIKITENVIAQKDEGNDRTTFRSVMSGNSWLYFTIPFWGIFLAVHSGAAEVSQPIYIIERLGPSIWSFMMSSVAIGYVCGSLFSLRIRTTKLISGSMAWGALSVAQLLACVLSDSFWILIIGSFVTGVGFEISGVLWGSALQSRIPASQMGRVSSLDYMISFGTTPFAYFIYALFPAQILHPVISISALLLIILALGGISMGLFLDRKNSRISASESSAEPSNSVIG; this is encoded by the coding sequence ATGTTCGATAAAGGGGCTCATGTGCCCCAGCAGTATAAATCTCTGGTATTTGGCGTGGGCGCAAGGCATTTCGTCCTTTGCAAGCGTTTTTTGACCTTTTCACTTGTTCTTTATGGTGCAAATAGTTCAGACACATTTGGCCTGGGGCTCTCGTTAGCTGCGCGCACTTTACCCATTCTACTTGTCACCTTGCTTGGCGGTGTTATTGCGGATAAGTGGGATCGTGTGAAGGCGTCTGTATCGTCAATTGTGGCCGGAATGATCCTCAATGTTTGCTTAGCTCTTGTGCTTCCTGGGGAGGGGTTAGGATGGAAGGCTCAGCTAATCTTATTGTTCTCAGGTTTTGTTGTAGCTGTAGGATCTCCTTCCTTGTATGCGTTGCTTCCATCGATTGTTGAAAAGTCAGAGATACTTTATGGCAATGCGCTAGTGCGCTCCTTTCGCAATGTTGCTGGTATCGTGGCGCCAGGAGCTGCCGCAGCTATTGGAGTACACACGTCACCCGTTTTTCTGCTTTGGTCTGTAGTTGCCATGAATGCAGTTTCAGCATGTTTGGTTGCGCGTATAAAGATCACAGAAAATGTGATTGCACAAAAAGACGAGGGGAATGATCGTACAACTTTTCGCTCAGTCATGTCAGGAAATAGTTGGCTTTATTTCACGATTCCTTTTTGGGGTATTTTCTTGGCAGTGCACTCTGGAGCTGCTGAAGTTTCTCAACCTATCTATATTATTGAGAGACTCGGTCCGTCGATCTGGTCTTTCATGATGTCAAGCGTGGCTATCGGTTATGTGTGCGGGAGCCTATTTTCATTAAGAATCCGAACGACTAAACTAATCAGCGGAAGTATGGCGTGGGGAGCACTGTCAGTTGCTCAATTACTTGCATGCGTTTTATCCGACTCTTTTTGGATTTTAATTATCGGCTCTTTTGTTACCGGTGTCGGTTTTGAAATCTCTGGAGTTTTATGGGGATCGGCCCTACAGTCTCGTATACCAGCAAGCCAAATGGGCAGAGTTTCTTCTCTGGATTACATGATAAGTTTCGGCACTACGCCATTTGCGTACTTTATTTATGCGCTTTTTCCAGCACAGATTCTCCACCCGGTAATTTCTATAAGCGCGCTATTGCTAATTATTCTTGCGCTTGGCGGGATATCTATGGGTCTATTTCTTGATCGTAAGAATTCTCGTATTTCAGCATCGGAGTCTTCCGCAGAACCTTCAAATTCCGTCATTGGATGA